ATTTTAAGGGGTTTGATATCGACACATCCAGATGTGAAAAAAAGGTCGATGTCCTAGCTTTGAGTATTTACGGcatggtgattttcccaaatGCGTTGGGGTATATAGATGAGGCGGTTGCGGATTTATTCGATCGACTTGGTAAATAGAACACACCTGTGCCCGCGATCCTAGCAGAGAGGATAAGATCCTCGAATGCATGTTGAAGAACCGGTGAAGGAAggttcattggatgtgcacagttaCTGTTGGTCTGGTttcatagccacttctggaagctTGATAAGGATCCTTGCCGAGTattctttgagggttattctcCCTTAAAGGAAGTTTTAGACATGCCTAGAAGAGATGACATTTCAGAAGAGAAGTGGATAGATATTCTTCAGAATCTTTGAAaggaagatgttatgtggaagGCTCCTTGGTTGGTTCCTAGTGAAGTCCTTTACCGATGTGGCAGTTTCGATTGGGTCCATTTTCcaggaatttggggagttgttggATATACACCATTGCTTGTTCTAAGGCAGTATCAAGCAAGGCAGTTTATACCGGCTACACAGGGTTTAGCTCAGAGCGATTTCTCTTATAAAGGTGATCACTACAAGAAAAAGATGCGGGAGATTTCTAAGGCTTGGAAGAAGCCTTTCTGTATGAAGATCTTGACTGAAGGCTCGACGTCAACTCCTGAGTATAAAGGATGATTTAGTATGAGGTtcaacgataatatccctaggcCGATTTTGGGAGAGGCTCGATCATTAGAGGAGAACTTGCGAGTGATCTCGTCGGAGTTAGAGGTTATGAAGCAAGAGTTTGAAAGGAAGAATTCAAAGCTAGAAAAGAGGATTGAGAAACTTGAAGAGGAGAAAACGTGCTTAAGTCTCGATGTTGACGTTCAAAAGATGGAAGTCGAGAagataaaaaaggaaaagaggaaggtcgaggaagatcgagatgaccTAAAGACACATTATAAGAAAGCTCATATGGCACTGAAAAGGGTCGGATTAGGGAAATCTTCAGAGCAATGGCAACAAGAGATTCAAGAAGAAAGAGTCAAGGCTGAGTATTGGGAGAAAAAGTTCCAAGAAATGCAGTCTTGTAATTAGGCCctagagaaagaaaatcaagggTTAAAAGTTAAGATGTCAGAGCTTGGACGATCCCTTCATCATTACCGAAGTCGTAACTCTGCAATTGAGTTAAAGGCAAGCTTGGACAAGATTGAGAATATGAAGCATAACATTAGAGAGTTAGAAGCGGCACTACAGGACTATGAGGTATAGATTGAGCAGCTCGAGACAAGAGAAGAACAGTGGAAGGGAGAACTTCGCCATCTTCGGGATCAATTAAGAGATAGGGATCATGTCATGGAAGAGACCCTagttcagattcgagaggttgctaaATTCTTGTAAGATTTGGCAATACAAGCTAGAACACTGAGTATGATGTATGAGTCATCGTCAGACAAAGGACGAGAGTTAGCATTattattagatagggttaagactctagGCCTACGGGCAAAAGTGTATTTGTAATCTGTTTTACgaaaagatttttgttccttaaataacgttttctaaaatgaactgaatcagaatcgacatctttttgcattcatgcatttgcatttcatcacatcatatgcattcaagtttatagaaagaccctaattagttaaaattattagGGAGAAGGAGAGTAGGAGAAAGAAAATCTGGAAGCAATACATCCTTATAGTACACGCGCTAAGTCGAGAAATATGGACCAAGGATTTGAACAGTTACAGAAAGACATGCAGGACCAATTGCAAGAGCAATTGGCAAAAATGCAAAATGATATGAGGGAGCAAATGATGGAGGCTCAAAGGAACATGATAGCTGAGATGGCTCAACTACTAAGAGCCATTGACAAGGGAAAGACTCCCATGGCAATCACTGAAGAGGAGAATGAGGGTCATCCTCCTAGTTTCACTCCACCT
This window of the Gossypium hirsutum isolate 1008001.06 chromosome A09, Gossypium_hirsutum_v2.1, whole genome shotgun sequence genome carries:
- the LOC121206039 gene encoding spindle pole body component 110-like; this translates as MRFNDNIPRPILGEARSLEENLRVISSELEVMKQEFERKNSKLEKRIEKLEEEKTCLSLDVDVQKMEVEKIKKEKRKVEEDRDDLKTHYKKAHMALKRVGLGKSSEQWQQEIQEERVKAEYWEKKFQEMQSCN